One stretch of Bradyrhizobium canariense DNA includes these proteins:
- a CDS encoding M28 family peptidase has product MSGIGLTDVAVKELQAIVSFPEHADFRVEAPVETSFKANTLGHSIKTGPEGIRGELVDVGSGALSNYAGKDARGKIILTELSYSPARHEKQRIAANQGAIGAVMMNWGHPENQAVPFGSVKPMWGNPTPENANTEMPTIPCIGIARAAGLELRKLVEQGPVTVWMQTHVENGWRPVQITVARLPAPASSPEHDDFVLVGGHQDSWPGEAATDNAAGNACQMELARVFSKHRDKMRRGLTFGFWTAHETGTMAGSTWFADQNWDNLRKNCVAYLQIDQPACIGTTEWATSSNPELRSFHSAIEARLLNKKIRWERQAKSGDSSFFGLGIPSFQGRGAFTDAELKSTAHATLGWWHHSIENRLDKLDWSLMQEHLRVYTAYLWELTTAPVLPFRFAPVSKQISDRLEELRVAGKSVGLETAQDDAARFANAVARLDSRAAQEAEQFARGRGSEQAALLLNRTIKRLSRILVPLQSSSVGSYGHDTYGFTPQTTMIPCLYDLQQLNQLPDGEQRWMVETKMVRARNRVADALQDSTDLIDEMFARLK; this is encoded by the coding sequence ATGTCCGGGATCGGACTGACCGACGTCGCCGTCAAAGAACTGCAGGCGATCGTTTCATTTCCGGAACACGCCGATTTTCGTGTCGAAGCGCCGGTCGAAACCAGCTTCAAAGCGAACACCTTAGGACACAGCATCAAAACAGGGCCTGAAGGAATTCGCGGCGAACTCGTCGATGTCGGCAGCGGTGCGCTGTCGAACTACGCCGGCAAGGATGCACGCGGCAAAATAATTCTCACCGAGCTTTCCTATTCCCCGGCGCGGCATGAAAAACAAAGGATTGCCGCGAACCAGGGCGCGATCGGTGCGGTGATGATGAATTGGGGACATCCTGAAAACCAGGCCGTCCCGTTCGGCTCGGTGAAGCCGATGTGGGGCAATCCCACTCCCGAGAATGCCAACACCGAGATGCCGACAATTCCGTGCATCGGTATAGCGCGGGCGGCCGGTCTCGAGTTGCGCAAGCTCGTGGAGCAAGGGCCCGTCACAGTCTGGATGCAAACCCACGTCGAAAATGGCTGGCGTCCGGTTCAGATCACCGTCGCGCGGCTGCCCGCACCTGCAAGCTCTCCCGAACATGATGACTTCGTCCTGGTCGGCGGACATCAGGACAGTTGGCCGGGGGAAGCCGCGACTGACAATGCCGCCGGCAACGCGTGTCAGATGGAATTAGCGCGCGTATTTTCCAAGCACCGCGACAAGATGAGGCGCGGGCTGACCTTCGGCTTCTGGACCGCGCATGAAACCGGTACGATGGCGGGTTCGACATGGTTTGCAGATCAGAACTGGGACAACCTTCGCAAGAACTGCGTCGCCTACCTTCAAATTGATCAGCCGGCGTGTATCGGCACGACGGAATGGGCGACGTCCTCAAATCCGGAGCTGAGGTCTTTCCACAGCGCCATCGAGGCCAGGCTTCTGAACAAGAAAATCCGGTGGGAACGACAGGCGAAGTCCGGTGATTCCAGCTTCTTCGGTCTCGGTATTCCCTCGTTCCAAGGAAGAGGAGCCTTCACGGACGCGGAGTTGAAGAGCACCGCACACGCCACGCTCGGCTGGTGGCACCACTCCATCGAGAACCGTCTCGACAAGCTCGACTGGAGTCTCATGCAGGAGCACCTGCGGGTCTACACAGCCTATCTGTGGGAGCTGACCACCGCTCCAGTATTGCCGTTCCGATTTGCTCCGGTATCGAAGCAAATCTCCGATCGGCTCGAAGAACTGCGCGTCGCCGGCAAAAGCGTCGGCCTGGAGACGGCGCAAGATGACGCCGCGCGTTTCGCGAATGCCGTGGCGAGGCTGGATAGCCGCGCCGCACAGGAAGCCGAACAGTTCGCCCGCGGTCGTGGCTCCGAGCAAGCGGCACTTCTCCTCAACCGCACCATCAAGCGTCTTTCACGCATCCTCGTTCCATTGCAATCAAGCTCGGTGGGTAGCTACGGCCACGATACGTATGGCTTTACGCCGCAAACC
- a CDS encoding GntR family transcriptional regulator — MYDKMSRMFVNDVGRDSSGQLGRPGERSFRRLEMAGSVLRITDAPALLRDQALERLRDAIISGHFAPGTRLIERELCEQMGVSRTSIREVLRGLEAEHLITIEPRRGPIVARLTRKQVAEIYDVRALLESAVVRIFTQKASDQEMAQLRALYDKLYIIRRSGDVAAIAKAATEFSGYMLKIAEHELISDLHRKLTARMSALRGVSISQPGRLEQAAEELATIMSAIERRDAESAARYFATYVRNAGEAALARIDAGPLPSHVPMRDGPV; from the coding sequence TTGTATGACAAGATGTCAAGAATGTTTGTTAACGATGTTGGACGCGACTCGTCCGGCCAGTTAGGCCGTCCGGGCGAGCGATCCTTCAGGAGACTTGAAATGGCGGGAAGCGTTCTTCGGATTACCGATGCGCCTGCGCTTCTGCGCGACCAGGCGTTGGAGCGCCTGCGCGACGCGATCATCAGCGGCCACTTTGCGCCCGGCACGCGCCTCATCGAGCGAGAGCTCTGTGAGCAGATGGGCGTGAGCAGAACCTCAATACGTGAGGTGCTTCGCGGTCTCGAAGCCGAGCACCTGATCACGATCGAGCCGCGGCGTGGTCCGATCGTGGCTCGCCTGACGCGTAAACAGGTTGCGGAAATCTATGACGTTCGCGCCTTGCTTGAGAGCGCCGTGGTGCGCATCTTCACGCAAAAAGCGAGCGATCAAGAAATGGCACAGCTTCGCGCGCTGTACGACAAGCTTTACATCATACGCCGCAGTGGTGACGTCGCCGCCATTGCCAAGGCCGCGACGGAATTCAGCGGATACATGCTGAAAATTGCCGAGCACGAATTGATCAGTGACCTTCATCGGAAGCTGACCGCTCGCATGAGCGCTTTGCGCGGCGTCTCCATTTCGCAACCGGGGCGACTAGAGCAGGCGGCGGAAGAGCTCGCGACCATCATGAGTGCCATCGAACGACGCGACGCCGAGTCAGCCGCTCGATATTTTGCGACTTACGTCCGGAATGCAGGCGAAGCCGCTCTGGCACGTATTGATGCGGGGCCATTGCCGTCGCATGTCCCGATGCGCGACGGGCCTGTGTAA
- a CDS encoding M81 family metallopeptidase: protein MARIAVGGVHHETNSFIPSRTDFAYFASHRDRPPLVRGPEVLEWLTNTSFGLSGFLEAMADAHDIVPLLWTSGGAGGVVTRDAFERIAAELVGSLSREMPVDAVYLDLHGAMVTEDFEDGEGELLRRLRAALGPHVPIVISLDYHANVTPQMVACTDGLVGYYTYPHVDREQTGRRAAKVLSTILERGQPSGRALRKIPFLIPLNFQSTLVQPSKRIVESSERAEGGDVLNVSYLAGFPPADLFDCGPSVIVHAYSQELADLRADTLAKEITAVEAEFLQPLYNVKEGVRKAIGIAETASRPVILADTQDNPGCGGTADTTGVLEELIRQGATEAVVGILCDPEAAEAAHRAGEGNKINIALGGKYGPAGVKPYEGEFSVTQLGNGQIVSTGSTIRGRKMELGKMALLTIGGVSVVVSSKRMQAYDPGLFRHVGVEPTEQKILALKSAVHFRADFEPISEEVLVVLAPGGHIVDPTQYPYQRLRAGVRLGPLGPRSRGGSATTG from the coding sequence ATGGCGAGAATCGCAGTCGGCGGCGTCCATCATGAAACGAATTCCTTCATTCCGTCGCGAACCGACTTTGCTTATTTCGCGAGCCATCGAGATCGACCGCCGCTCGTTCGCGGACCCGAGGTCCTCGAGTGGCTGACCAATACAAGTTTTGGGTTGTCCGGATTTCTCGAGGCGATGGCGGACGCGCACGACATTGTTCCGTTGCTTTGGACGAGCGGCGGGGCAGGCGGCGTCGTCACACGGGATGCGTTTGAGCGGATTGCCGCGGAGCTGGTCGGTTCCCTGTCGCGGGAAATGCCTGTCGACGCGGTATATCTCGATTTGCACGGAGCGATGGTCACGGAAGATTTCGAGGACGGCGAAGGCGAATTGCTACGGCGACTTCGGGCCGCACTGGGACCTCATGTTCCGATCGTTATCAGCCTCGACTACCACGCCAACGTCACGCCTCAGATGGTCGCGTGCACAGATGGTTTGGTCGGATATTATACCTATCCTCACGTGGATCGTGAACAAACCGGCCGTCGGGCAGCCAAGGTGCTGTCGACCATCCTTGAACGAGGGCAGCCAAGCGGACGTGCGCTCCGGAAAATTCCATTTTTGATACCGCTCAATTTCCAGAGCACTCTCGTACAGCCCTCCAAACGAATCGTGGAAAGCTCTGAACGCGCTGAGGGTGGCGATGTTCTGAACGTCTCGTATCTGGCCGGCTTCCCGCCGGCAGATCTGTTCGATTGTGGTCCCTCGGTTATCGTTCACGCGTATTCGCAGGAACTGGCTGACCTTCGTGCCGACACGCTGGCGAAGGAAATCACCGCGGTTGAGGCTGAATTCCTGCAGCCGCTCTACAACGTGAAAGAAGGCGTCAGAAAAGCCATTGGCATCGCAGAGACCGCGAGTCGCCCCGTCATTTTGGCCGACACGCAGGATAATCCTGGATGCGGCGGTACTGCCGATACGACTGGCGTGCTCGAGGAACTCATTCGACAGGGCGCTACGGAGGCGGTTGTCGGAATTTTATGCGATCCTGAAGCTGCGGAAGCGGCTCATCGTGCCGGCGAAGGAAACAAAATCAATATCGCTCTGGGGGGAAAATATGGACCGGCTGGTGTGAAGCCGTATGAGGGCGAGTTTTCTGTCACTCAGCTTGGCAATGGCCAGATTGTTTCCACCGGCTCGACAATTCGGGGCCGCAAGATGGAGCTAGGAAAGATGGCGCTCCTGACAATCGGCGGCGTGAGCGTCGTCGTCAGCAGCAAGCGCATGCAGGCGTACGATCCCGGGTTATTCAGGCATGTGGGCGTCGAACCTACGGAGCAAAAAATCCTGGCGCTCAAGAGCGCGGTTCATTTCCGGGCGGACTTCGAACCGATATCCGAAGAGGTCCTGGTGGTGCTCGCGCCGGGAGGACATATCGTCGATCCCACACAATATCCTTATCAGCGTTTGCGTGCCGGCGTTCGGCTTGGTCCGCTTGGTCCGAGATCGCG